The Osmerus eperlanus chromosome 7, fOsmEpe2.1, whole genome shotgun sequence genome includes a region encoding these proteins:
- the LOC134022967 gene encoding uncharacterized protein LOC134022967 translates to MYREVSMDYNSPEFVPSVFSYSTKCEISGNTKLERFKRKRKREETTHRPPDDVQQSKEASDEVASESSGACLSSDDCRMEPGAGPCTEATVPKALHDDLKHKYSQLSTECVNLRLEIDKLKSENEELKATLINTQFSFSSIKSKAVQVLFFTGLTSVLFEWLIHKLKDSVEVVHSSMSLQDHLLIILMKLRLGLCNKDCFQI, encoded by the exons GAGAGGTATCCATGGACTACAATAGTCCCGAGTTTGTACCTTCTGTCTTTTCCTACTCTACCAAGTGTGAAATAAGCGGCAATACAAAACTTGAGAG ATttaagaggaaaagaaagagggaagaaaCCACCCACAGACCACCAGATGATGTACAGCAGTCCAAAGAAGCTAGTGATGAGGTTGCATCAGAATCTTCAGGAGCTTGCCTGTCGTCAGATGACTGCAGAATGGAGCCTGGTGCTGGTCCTTGCACTG AAGCCACCGTGCCAAAGGCTCTCCACGATGATCTGAAACACAAGTACAGCCAACTTTCTACAGAATGTGTCAACCTGCGTTTGGAGATCGACAAACTGAAATCTGAGAATGAGGAACTAAAGGCAACACTCATAAATACACAATTTTCCTTTAGCTCTATCAAGAGTAAAGCAGTGCAGGTTCTGTTTTTCACAGGTCTGACCAGTGTCTTATTTGAGTGGTTGATTCACAAACTTAAAGACAGTGTAGAGGTTGTGCATAGCTCTATGAGCCTGCAGGATCATCTATTAATCATCCTAATGAAACTACGATTAGGGCTCTGCAACAAGGATTGCTTTCAGATTTAA